The nucleotide sequence CCTGCATCGACGCCGAAGAATGAGTTGCCTACGCCAGAAGTCAGGAAATAACCAGCATTGTAGCCGACTACGGTTCCGCGATTGCCGGTAATGGAACCATTGCCCCCTGCACCGGGGCCTACCAGCGTGTTGAACGTGCCCGGAGTGCCGGAGTTGCTGGTGTTAGCTACGTAGTTGCCCTGGGCCAGCAGGTTCAGGGGCAGTAAAGCGATACAAAAGTAGAAGACAAGGCGCATAGGAATAAGACGATAGGTGAACGGATATTTGTCTGGAAAAGATAGAGTTATCTTTCCCAGATGCTCTAATTCCTTGAGCAAACGGTAAACTGTTTATCGTCTGTTTCGCATTGGGTGCTTAGACTTCTGTTCCAATCGCCGGATACGTGCGGCCTGCTGTTGATTTTCACGCTTTAACTCAATCATGTAGAGGGTTAACTCTTCGATCTTTTCGAGCAGTTTAGCATCAGTCTGGTGGAGGTCGTTGCCCTGCTCCACCATCTGCTGAGCGGAGGGCACGCCCGGCAGGTGCTGGTGTTGCCGAATGTACGTCTCGACTTCATTCAGGGAACGTAACAGATAAGTCGGAGTAAAGACCTTATCTGCCCATTCAGAGGTGTTCTTCACGGCCACCTTTATCTTTTCGGTCAAAATGCCATCGGCCACATACAAGCGGTAGCCGGCGGGCGTCATGTTGACATGCTGACCAATGATCACCGCATCGTTTTCCCTACTAGCCAGATACCGGCCAGTACGCTGCCACAGACTCTCAGTGGCCGCTTCTCGACCTCCGCTGGTAGTGCTGGCCAGGATGAGGTTGCCACTGCCGTCGACGGTTAGAAACTTGGTTTGGTTGGTCAGGCTAGCCGGTGAAGCGCTGGTCAGATTCTCTAGGCGGACACCTGACTGGTTAGCGGTGCCCGTCGTTACATGGAGCCGGGCCGTAGGCGCTGAGTTGCCGATGCCCACGTTGGCCCCACTGCCCAGCACCACCGCATTGCTGACATTGACCCGGGCGTTGTTGCCAATGGCCGTTGCATTGCTCAATCCGTTGGCGCCGGCATCAGCCCGGAAGCCTAAGAAGGTGTTGTTGATGCCAGCCACGTTAGCCCGACCAGCCTCAAAGCCGATGGCTAGGTTGTTGTCACCATTGACGCCAGCCCCATTGCCTGCGTTAGCGCCGAGATAGACGTTAAAGCCGCCGGTAGTGTTCTGGCCCCCGGCGTTGTCGCCCACAAAGAAGTTCGCCGAGCCGGTGATGTTGGCCGCGCCGGCGTTGACGCCCAGCATCAGATTCGATGAGCCGGTGGTATTGGCTACACCAGCTCGTACGCCGATGAAGGTGTTGAACTGGCCGGTTGTAGTGGCCTGACCCACCGAGTGACCAATGAACGTGTTAGCCTGAGCCGTGGAGTTGAGTCCTGCCCTGTAACCGACGAACGTATTCTGCGTACCGGTTTGGTTAGCATACCCAGCCTCGTTACCCAGAAAGGTGTTCTGCGAACCGGTGGTATTTCTGTTGCCCGCAGCATTACCCAGAAAAGCATTGGCCGATCCCGTCGTGTTTGAGAACCCTGTCTCATAACCGATGAAGGCATTATAAGAACTCGCTGTGTTTTTATTACCGGCCTGATACCCCATAAAGACATTGCCGATACCAGTTGTATTCTGCTCGCCCGCCCGGTAGCCCAAAAACGCATTAGCCGAACCCGTCGTATTGGCACCACCGGCTGCAAAACCCACAAAGGCATTGTCAGAGCCTGTTGTATTATCACTACCCGCAGCCGTTCCTATAAAGGCGTTGGCTGACCCCGTTGTATTTTTACTACCCGCCCCATTGCCCATAAAGGCATTAGAAAACCCTGTCGTATTGTAGAAACCAGCAGAATAGCCTATAAACGCATTACCACTACCTGTTGTATTGGAAAAGCCGGCCTGATAGCCTACAAATACATTGCTATTACCTGTTGTGTTGGCTCGCCCCGCCAGACCGCCGATAAACGCATTGTCAGAGCCAGTCGTATTGGAGAAGCCCGATTGATGGCCTATGAATGCATTTCGAACGCCTGTTGTATTGGAGAAACCGGCCTGGTAGCCTACAAACGCATTGC is from Spirosoma taeanense and encodes:
- a CDS encoding autotransporter outer membrane beta-barrel domain-containing protein; the encoded protein is MIAQNNYVATAPAVATPGSENVLVGISAGNNTMTGSSNAFVGYQAGFSNTTGVRNAFIGHQSGFSNTTGSDNAFIGGLAGRANTTGNSNVFVGYQAGFSNTTGSGNAFIGYSAGFYNTTGFSNAFMGNGAGSKNTTGSANAFIGTAAGSDNTTGSDNAFVGFAAGGANTTGSANAFLGYRAGEQNTTGIGNVFMGYQAGNKNTASSYNAFIGYETGFSNTTGSANAFLGNAAGNRNTTGSQNTFLGNEAGYANQTGTQNTFVGYRAGLNSTAQANTFIGHSVGQATTTGQFNTFIGVRAGVANTTGSSNLMLGVNAGAANITGSANFFVGDNAGGQNTTGGFNVYLGANAGNGAGVNGDNNLAIGFEAGRANVAGINNTFLGFRADAGANGLSNATAIGNNARVNVSNAVVLGSGANVGIGNSAPTARLHVTTGTANQSGVRLENLTSASPASLTNQTKFLTVDGSGNLILASTTSGGREAATESLWQRTGRYLASRENDAVIIGQHVNMTPAGYRLYVADGILTEKIKVAVKNTSEWADKVFTPTYLLRSLNEVETYIRQHQHLPGVPSAQQMVEQGNDLHQTDAKLLEKIEELTLYMIELKRENQQQAARIRRLEQKSKHPMRNRR